The DNA sequence TGTGTTAAGTGTGCCTGATTACTGATGACTCAAGCACATCATACAAatgtttatatactgtaaacgTCAAGTTGATTTTTGTCAGCCATTTTCATGTTAAACTGCTAGACAGCTGAATAAGTTTCACCATAGGACCACACAACTCCAGTATTGTGCAAAAGTCTAAGGCTCATTATTGCTCATTATTGCTCACAAAACTTACAATTCCACATTATTGAAAGGTAATGCGTATTTGGGCCAAGGAAGAACTTTGCTGTTATtaagtaaattaaattaatgtgtGCAATTGCAATACCTTAAATTTAATTACATTAGTATTGTccatacacataaataaacaCCCACAATATGAAACACcataaaaacttattttttatatatatagttttgtccctcccatatacacacatttacacttatcaaaacactttttaaacacattgcaaatgtatttgggcaggaaaaaaacacatcagcataaaacatactgtaaaaaaaattatattgtagtGTTTGCATGTTAAATTCTTTTAACAAGCATCTTATGAGTGAGTGTGTTCGTGTTTTCTTGGTGTTCAATACACAGCTGAAAAGCGCACTGGCAAATATGGCTTTCCTTTCCCAAATGTGAGGACATtatagtaagaaaaaaaaactgcaaatatcCGTGACAGATAAGTTCTACaaataatatgttcttttttaaatttattttaatttatttattttaatttaatttttttttaaattcctggagagctcagtattgttcattcggtaattttacagattttacataataataatcataatcattgctctcttttttttttgtatgtgggtgtgtatgtgcgtgcatgcgtgtgtgtgtgtgagtgtgtatgtaaTCATATGTTCTTGAATCTCATGCAAAGACATGTAAGACTTATTCAGGTGTTTCACAGCCAAGTTGGGATTGGAACACTGGTGAGTATTCCCCAAACTTTTTTCAGCACCCAGTATCGCTAACTTCTGTGTTGCAAAGCAGAAGCAATACTTTGGGTATGCCAGCCGGTTACAAATGGATGACTTTTGGCTTATTGGTGAAGTTGAGAGTGCGTTGAACTCCGGCGAGCTGCAGCAGCCAGTTGATGGGCATGTGGTCCAGATGGTTCATGTCAAAATGGGAGAAATGCACTTGGGGGCCTGCAAAGAGTTGGAAAaatgaatgatgaaaaaaaaatcactgcagAAGTATAGTTTAGttgtattaacattttgagttcaatattcaaaatgtttgtgcaatacattttattttacagtgtcAATGCTCAAACtgtgtgtataaatacactagtactttgtgtaaaaataataagaagcACTTATCTACAGTGACAGAAGATTATTTAGCGTGAACAAATCTGACCTGGTCCTGCAATGAGAGCGCCACCTTGCTGATGGAGATCGCCCTGGAAATCGAATGCAGGACACGTCATGGCTCTCCATATACTCTTCATTTGGCCCATAAAGACACCAGACTTGACATGAGGACTCGGTTGGGCTTCAAACAGAAATGAAAGGATCCTCATTCATGGCATGAATGTGGCATTAATCTGTATTTACTGAGTTTTACCTGAGATTGTATATGTCTCTTCTCGTTTCATGCCGAGTTTATGGTAAATGATCCTTTCGGGGTCCACGTAGATCTCATGAGTGTATCCTGTCAGTGTGCAGAAAGGCTGGACGCCAAAACCTGACTGAATGCTACATTTACACAATACTTCATACATTTAAGAAAAGTGCATACCTGTATGTGATGATGAGCAGACTGACCAATGACAACTAGACTAACTTCAGCATcctgcaaacaaaaataaaataaaattaaaaaaaagattttacaaaaaaaatgctttcttagcctgtattttgcatttgttttgttttaaatagaaTACACCATAACTGTTCTAAGAGTTGCATTGAATCTTGAGTGcattattagcattagccaacTGTTAGCTTCTGATAGGATGCTTTAActgtttgactgccaaaaacgttaaatgacgtttagtaaaatcctatggaggagtgccaaagacgttaaaatacgttttttcaaaacagaggtgaaactaaccattttctattgttgattactgaaaaacggaataaggtagaaacaaacttttttttctgatgaaagatgagagtccaatctttcatttggtagtatgtgtgtttccatagtccaaacacataattttctgtggaccttgaaagatcagtcaaaaatgcttaaatcggctggcacccacggcatcccttttctgaaaacgtctggcagtcaaagagttaatatactgtacagttaACTTTTCATGTAGATGGCTCTTGCCCTATTCCCAGTCAGTACATCAATACCTAGCCACTGCTAGTCCCAAGCCAAGATCAAAAAATGGGCATGTTCAGGAAGGTCAtccagcaaaaaacaaacatgtcaatcaaatcatgtgAGTGCTTTGCTGTGGTGACAAGCTGAACATCACAAGAACTTAATTGCTTGGTGAAACTGTCGCCATGTTGTGTCCATGTGCCATATGCATGGATCCACTCACAGACATGCATGAAGTGCTGCACCCACGAACGAAAATGCTTTCATTGTTTTCATAGGCACATACTTTCCCCCCCTGCATTCTACAAGGAGAAACCATTCAGTCACAACACCCTTGTCGTCATGGTAGCGAAAAGTTTGACTCACCATTGGCCCACTGGTATATGTAAGTATACAGTTGCACACATATGCACAAAACAGACTAATTTCAGCTAGACAAGAAATGTGGTAATTGCCAACAAACCTCAACCTTTGTTGAGACATGTTTTTAAGACACCAGGGAACCAGGGTTTAAATTGTGtggaggaaaacaaaacaaaacgttttactattattattaatagtactagtagtagcagtagcagaagaagaagcagatatAGAAGTATTTGAGAGTCAGGACTCACCTCCAAAACCTCTTTGTGTATTTTGCTTAGATCATCCACATATTCTTTGCAGCTGTAACACAAGAAATTCTACAGGAACATTTTTGGGAGAGGTTAAAAACTACCACCACAAGacactttacaaaaaaagtgtcatcttgttgtacatttatttataaattcagccttttttttccgcCTCTGCACAAGACCCAAGCTCACTTAATGCTACTTTCCAACACTTATTTAACCGTTGCTGTCAAATAGATGGACGGCAAATGAAGTTTCTCCCTACCCGCACAAAAATAATGATCGACTTCCTGTCTTGGTACAAACACTTGAACGGGAGGGGCGTTCCGTGGCGGTCGTAAATGAAACAATCCTCTACGTCTTGGAGGTGCACGCTGACCGGAGGAGATCCACCCTCCGGAGTAGCTTCGCTCTCGATTTGTCGTGTTATGGGCAACTTCActtctgccatttttgttttgggactaTTTTTAGGCGTTCAGCTAAGGCTGGAAAGTCACGCCCAATTACCATACGTCACTCACTCGCTGGCGCTTTAAAATGGTTtatgaaagattaaaaaaaaataaaaaaacgtttatgaaagatatttcacattttgtttactgtttgttgtttaaataaagtatgtaaatgtgtatggATCAAAGTCtcaacaaatattttgatttaaaaagtttatGAAAGACTAGTTACTTAACAAAGATCATAATGACGCGCCAGACGATTATATAGACTTGTCTGACGGAAATGTGTTAAATATCAAAACAGAGTTGACGAACTTGACGATGAACATCTGGTGTTGGCTAGCTGGACGAGCAATAGTCTGGTCTATGCCAAATAAAAACGTGTGCCTCGAAAAGTACTAGCACAGATAATGTTGAtgataaaaaatatagaaataatgacagtaaaataatacataatttgTATTAGTATTGAATGAGGTGAACCAGATGTCTTGGGTACAGCTTGGAAGGGTTGCCAGCCGGTCGCATAGCGGTGGCACATTAAATGGACAACTTAGAGGCTTCAAAGAACATGTGGAACATTGTGTAAAATTGCTCTGAAGCTGTGATCATTAGAGAACATGCCAGTTCACATGTAAGGGCCTGAACATTCGAACCTGGAAcacagaactgtgaggcagacgcgCTAACCACTCACTCACCATGCTGCTGCTTCtcaaataacatttaaataattataaataaacaataaacgcTACAAATGTTTTGACTTTTCTTAGATGCATTTATACTATATTCATTGAAGCGACACTGCCCGTACGGTTGGTCCTCTTCAGCTTCCGTACTTTTGCCCCCAAGGTGCGGAAGTGTTCTTGTGTTCTGAAGAACACAGCCAGGGCTGCTACTGTTTTTAGTGCGGCGCTGCTAGGCTAACGAGGCTATTCCGCGTCCTTGTTTCTCCAGAGCGGTGTCATCATTCATCTCGACCGGCCACAAGAGGACTATTATGTGAGCTCGGCGGCCAAGTGTGGCAGCACCGTGCGAACGGGTGAGAGATGGTCTCCTCGTTGCTACAGCTAGTTTTTAGCATCCGAAGATGGAGCCACCTAGCCTGGCAGGATAGCTCCTGGTCGCCTCTTTATCAGTCAATAAAGCTTGCAAAGATGCAGGAAATGCCAACGGTTTACGTATTGTTCAAGTTGCAAATACTTGGCCACCACTGTAGTGTTGGCTTtgttttatatgcattgctCAGTTGACCACCTGTTCTGTTGTTTACACCTTCTTGTTTTCATTCGATAGCCACCATGCGACTATGTCTTCGCCAAACTAAAATCGCAATGTGCTCATAAATTGAGTCAAACAACTACATGGTAAACCTTGCATAGTGCAACGAAATACTTGATTAAAccttctgcctttacaaaggtAATCATAATCAGATTAATGTGCACTGAGGTGTTACTTTAGCTGTGTGTTATTGTAATTTGCAGTGGTTCACGACTACGTATTGACATGTATTCATAATATTGGGGATTGGGGGTATTTTGTTGCCACGAGGCAGCACGGTGCattagtggttagcacatctgctttGCTGTTCTGAGGTTCAGAGTTTGAATCTCACTGAAAGTCAGCCGGTCTAGGCTGCAGCTAATTTCTGACCCTAATAAACATAAGCAATGGATTGAAGTTCCACTGTGCTTCAACATTGACCTCATTGTGTTACCCTTGAAATACTTAGCTCTTGTCCTGATGTGGCTCGCTCTCAGCATTTcaaattaaacatattttatccAATTCCTTTCTAGAGGTTTCTCGAGTCATCTATATGGGCCATCTTCTCTCGAAAAATGGTTACCGTCTGAAGAAGAAGACACGCAAGCAACAtcacaggaagaagaagaagaggaactGCTTCCTGCAGGGGCCTTGCATGCTGTGCTTCATCatccacagcagcagcagcggcggcggtTTCAACGAGGACAGCGACCCTCTGGAGGCCGGCGTCAACGGCAGCGGGTGCCGTCACAACAGCGTCACCGGCATCACCGTCCCAGGCGTCGGCGCAGTCGGAATCAGCGCAGCGGCAGCTGCCTCTAAGCTCGCCGAGCGGTACGCCACACTTGCATCTCCCGAGGACTGCTCCAAGTTCCTGCTTTCTCCACCAGAGTTAGCTATTTGGGAAGGGCAGGGGAGGAGCCTGTTGTCAGCTGTACCGGCAAAACTCATTCCACCGCCGGCTCTTTTTCGGACTGCTGGCGTGTCTGTGACTGTGCCCATTCCTGTGCCTGTACCCGGCTGCACCGGTGACTACGCCGAAATGGTAAGAGGCTGATGAAACATTCATCTAGGGCTAGGGCATTTTggcttaa is a window from the Vanacampus margaritifer isolate UIUO_Vmar chromosome 3, RoL_Vmar_1.0, whole genome shotgun sequence genome containing:
- the prxl2c gene encoding peroxiredoxin-like 2C — encoded protein: MAEVKLPITRQIESEATPEGGSPPVSVHLQDVEDCFIYDRHGTPLPFKCLYQDRKSIIIFVRNFLCYSCKEYVDDLSKIHKEVLEDAEVSLVVIGQSAHHHIQPFCTLTGYTHEIYVDPERIIYHKLGMKREETYTISAQPSPHVKSGVFMGQMKSIWRAMTCPAFDFQGDLHQQGGALIAGPGPQVHFSHFDMNHLDHMPINWLLQLAGVQRTLNFTNKPKVIHL